One Camelina sativa cultivar DH55 chromosome 3, Cs, whole genome shotgun sequence genomic window carries:
- the LOC104776122 gene encoding kinesin-like protein KIN-6 isoform X4, with translation MEEEKQKSISPPPCPSTVTVRRNPPRRARATPYTTASKQNQPLSSHDVPTFPIDEILSIQIPQSETKPTVPESLKIFLRIKPLKSLTTKVITTNTAKSRPRNVWPQNPSKKHIAKENRNPEIAKKVKKKEEEAAAACIALNDSYSVTLTPPQALQELKRSKTEVYEGFSHVFPADCSQNDVYDKMVQPLLEDFMKGKSGMLAALGPSGSGKTHTVFGTLKNPGIVPITLRQIFKKSDESSDASVRSFNLSIFEICSERRKGEKAYDLLGSESSELSVQQSTIRGLKEVPIHSLEEAESLIGQAMLKRATATTNSNSQSSRSQCIINIRASCNRFSNETKMQSSDAMLTIVDLAGAEREKRTGNQGERLVESNFINNTSMVFGQCLRSLLEYQKNRKRGLQKHHQNSLLTRYLRDYLEGKKRMALILTVKAGEEDYLDTSYLLRQASPYMKIKFDNTEEPCNKRQLKTFPRAEKNKKIKLSAPKNSQIEDIFHEGRNQIAQEVHLQGKKADPTDRSSPSLEHVAQDKNKREHIIMRNFSKVLWNVLKQYNEKLKVAEGEICTLKDSLRREELKSLGLETELISLKSSCLVESCIPEVEAVVYANEEVSADESSESPVPSKNVNDDVRVRCHLSSQNDAEPRQSVNSEENAGIPSATTHDETVVTESPRDQVKDAVLVPCHLSSQNDAEPRQSISSEENVGIPSATTNVETEVTEFPRDQVIQNQDDPTPSPEQVEVSQDCINSRMSNVQTKSAISHRCPDSEKQERRLLPAPSRSLTEEMNDLDIKDKPIEKPQVKNGKTRVQKKAESTKVQEIEVPNPARESEPTSTTKQRNGQKPRRRLQPAASVLLTREINTLEIEDDIAEPKGNRGGKKTTVSQPRSQGSVTLLRLLTDNLHL, from the exons atggaggaggagaagcagaAAAGTATCAGTCCTCCGCCGTGTCCTTCAACCGTAACAGTGCGACGAAACCCTCCGAGGAGAGCTAGAGCAACTCCGTATACCACTGCGAGTAAGCAAAACCAACCTCTCTCCTCTCACGACGTTCCTACTTTCCCAATCGACGAGATTCTCTCCATTCAAATCCCTCAATCCGAAACCAAACCCACAGTTCCAGAGAGTTTGAAGATTTTCCTGAGAATCAAACCTTTGAAATCCTTAACCACCAAGGTTATTACCACCAACACAGCGAAGAGCAGGCCTAGAAATGTCTGGCCGCAGAATCCTTCGAAGAAGCACATCGCGAAGGAGAACAGGAACCCGGAGATCGCGAAGAAGgttaagaagaaggaggaagaggcGGCGGCGGCTTGTATTGCTTTGAACGATTCGTATTCAGTCACATTAACTCCGCCTCAAGCGTTGCAAGAGCTGAAACGAAGCAAGACTGAGGTTTACGAAGGGTTTTCTCATGTCTTCCCGGCTGATTGTTCTCAG AACGATGTGTATGATAAAATGGTTCAACCATTGTTGGAGGATTTCATGAAAGGGAAAAGTGGAATGTTGGCTGCGTTGGGACCTAGTGGCTCTGGGAAGACTCATACTGTCTTTGGAACTTTGAAGAATCCTGGAATTGTGCCAATTACTCTCCGTCAGATTTTCAAGAAGAGTGATGAGAGTTCTGATGCTTCTGTGAG GTCATTTAACTTGTCCATATTTGAAATATGCTCCGAACGAAGGAAAGGGGAGAAAGCTTATGATTTACTAGGTAGTGAAAGCTCTGAATTGTCTGTGCAACAATCAACCATCAGGGGTTTGAAAGAG GTCCCAATCCATAGTTTGGAGGAAGCAGAGTCTTTAATTGGACAAGCAATGCTGAAACGTGCAACAGCTACCACAAACTCGAACAGCCAATCAAG TCGCTCACAATGCATCATTAACATACGAGCATCATGCAATCGCTTTTCCAACGAGACAAAAATGCAGTCCAGTGATGCTATGCTGACAATAGTGGATCTGGCTGGTgcagaaagagagaaaagaacagGAAATCAG GGAGAAAGGTTGGTTGAGAGTAATTTCATCAATAACACATCCATGGTTTTTGGTCAATGTTTACGG TCACTCTTGGAGTACCAGAAGAACCGAAAGAGGGGATTGcagaaacatcatcaaaatTCTTTG TTGACAAGGTACTTGCGCGATTACCTAGAGGGGAAAAAAAGGATGGCTTTG ATTTTAACTGTCAAAGCAGGGGAAGAGGATTATCTTGATACCTCCTATCTTTTGAGACAAGCATCACCGTATATGAAAATAAA atttgATAACACCGAGGAACCTTGCAACAAGAGGCAGCTCAAGACATTTCCACGAgctgaaaaaaacaagaagattaaACTTAGTGCTCCCAAGAACTCCCAA ATAGAAGACATTTTTCATGAAGGGAGAAACCAAATTGCTCAGGAAG TGCATTTGCAGGGAAAGAAAGCTGATCCAACAGACAGATCCTCTCCGAGTCTGGAACATGTTGCCCAAGATAAAAATAAGCGAGAGCACATCATCATGCGGAATTTTTCTAAAGTCTTATGGAATGTTCTGAAGCAGTACAACGAGAAACTAAAA GTTGCAGAAGGTGAAATTTGCACTCTCAAAGATAGCCTTCGAAGAGAAGAGCTAAAATCTCTTGGATTGGAGACAGAGTTGATCAGTCTCAAGTCCTCTTGCCTGGTAGAGTCATGTATACCTGAGGTAGAAGCTGTTGTATATGCAAACGAAGAAGTCAGCGCAGATGAATCCAGCGAGTCTCCTGTGCCAAGCAAAAAT GTGAACGATGATGTACGTGTTCGATGTCACTTGTCTTCTCAGAATGATGCGGAGCCAAGA CAGTCTGTCAATTCTGAAGAAAATGCGGGGATTCCTTCTGCGACTACTCATGATGAAACTGTAGTTACTGAGTCTCCAAGAGATCAG GTGAAAGATGCTGTACTCGTTCCATGTCACTTGTCTTCTCAGAATGATGCAGAGCCAAGA CAGTCTATCAGTTCTGAAGAAAATGTGGGGATTCCTTCTGCGACTACTAATGTTGAAACTGAAGTTACTGAGTTTCCAAGAGATCAG GTCATCCAGAATCAAGATGATCCAACACCTTCACCAGAACAAGTTGAAGTTAGTCAAGATTGCATCAACAGCCGGATGTCTAACGTTCAAACAAAATCCGCAATATCCCACAGATGTCCCGATTCAGAGAAGCAAGAAAG GAGACTGTTGCCAGCGCCATCCAGATCTCTAACTGAGGAAATGAATGACTTGGACATAAAAGATAAGCCGATTGAGAAACCACAG GTTAAAAACGGCAAGACTCGTGTTCAAAAGAAAGCAGAATCAACCAAAGTTCAGGAAATTGAGGTTCCTAATCCTGCCCGTGAATCAGAACCTACATCAACTACGAAACAGAGGAATGGACAGAAACCAAGAAG GAGACTCCAACCTGCTGCGTCTGTGCTATTAACAAGAGAAATAAACACGTTAGAGATCGAGGATGATATCGCCGAGCCAAAG GGGAACAGAGGTGGAAAGAAGACGACAGTATCACAACCGAGAAGCCAAGGGAGTGTCACTCTCCTCCGCCTCCTCACTGACAATCTTCATCTCTAA
- the LOC104776122 gene encoding kinesin-like protein KIN-6 isoform X3 encodes MEEEKQKSISPPPCPSTVTVRRNPPRRARATPYTTASKQNQPLSSHDVPTFPIDEILSIQIPQSETKPTVPESLKIFLRIKPLKSLTTKVITTNTAKSRPRNVWPQNPSKKHIAKENRNPEIAKKVKKKEEEAAAACIALNDSYSVTLTPPQALQELKRSKTEVYEGFSHVFPADCSQNDVYDKMVQPLLEDFMKGKSGMLAALGPSGSGKTHTVFGTLKNPGIVPITLRQIFKKSDESSDASVRSFNLSIFEICSERRKGEKAYDLLGSESSELSVQQSTIRGLKEVPIHSLEEAESLIGQAMLKRATATTNSNSQSSRSQCIINIRASCNRFSNETKMQSSDAMLTIVDLAGAEREKRTGNQGERLVESNFINNTSMVFGQCLRSLLEYQKNRKRGLQKHHQNSLLTRYLRDYLEGKKRMALILTVKAGEEDYLDTSYLLRQASPYMKIKFDNTEEPCNKRQLKTFPRAEKNKKIKLSAPKNSQIEDIFHEGRNQIAQEVHLQGKKADPTDRSSPSLEHVAQDKNKREHIIMRNFSKVLWNVLKQYNEKLKVAEGEICTLKDSLRREELKSLGLETELISLKSSCLVESCIPEVEAVVYANEEVSADESSESPVPSKNVNDDVRVRCHLSSQNDAEPRQSVNSEENAGIPSATTHDETVVTESPRDQVKDAVLVPCHLSSQNDAEPRSISSEENVGIPSATTNVETEVTEFPRDQVIQNQDDPTPSPEQVEVSQDCINSRMSNVQTKSAISHRCPDSEKQERNRRLLPAPSRSLTEEMNDLDIKDKPIEKPQVKNGKTRVQKKAESTKVQEIEVPNPARESEPTSTTKQRNGQKPRRRLQPAASVLLTREINTLEIEDDIAEPKGNRGGKKTTVSQPRSQGSVTLLRLLTDNLHL; translated from the exons atggaggaggagaagcagaAAAGTATCAGTCCTCCGCCGTGTCCTTCAACCGTAACAGTGCGACGAAACCCTCCGAGGAGAGCTAGAGCAACTCCGTATACCACTGCGAGTAAGCAAAACCAACCTCTCTCCTCTCACGACGTTCCTACTTTCCCAATCGACGAGATTCTCTCCATTCAAATCCCTCAATCCGAAACCAAACCCACAGTTCCAGAGAGTTTGAAGATTTTCCTGAGAATCAAACCTTTGAAATCCTTAACCACCAAGGTTATTACCACCAACACAGCGAAGAGCAGGCCTAGAAATGTCTGGCCGCAGAATCCTTCGAAGAAGCACATCGCGAAGGAGAACAGGAACCCGGAGATCGCGAAGAAGgttaagaagaaggaggaagaggcGGCGGCGGCTTGTATTGCTTTGAACGATTCGTATTCAGTCACATTAACTCCGCCTCAAGCGTTGCAAGAGCTGAAACGAAGCAAGACTGAGGTTTACGAAGGGTTTTCTCATGTCTTCCCGGCTGATTGTTCTCAG AACGATGTGTATGATAAAATGGTTCAACCATTGTTGGAGGATTTCATGAAAGGGAAAAGTGGAATGTTGGCTGCGTTGGGACCTAGTGGCTCTGGGAAGACTCATACTGTCTTTGGAACTTTGAAGAATCCTGGAATTGTGCCAATTACTCTCCGTCAGATTTTCAAGAAGAGTGATGAGAGTTCTGATGCTTCTGTGAG GTCATTTAACTTGTCCATATTTGAAATATGCTCCGAACGAAGGAAAGGGGAGAAAGCTTATGATTTACTAGGTAGTGAAAGCTCTGAATTGTCTGTGCAACAATCAACCATCAGGGGTTTGAAAGAG GTCCCAATCCATAGTTTGGAGGAAGCAGAGTCTTTAATTGGACAAGCAATGCTGAAACGTGCAACAGCTACCACAAACTCGAACAGCCAATCAAG TCGCTCACAATGCATCATTAACATACGAGCATCATGCAATCGCTTTTCCAACGAGACAAAAATGCAGTCCAGTGATGCTATGCTGACAATAGTGGATCTGGCTGGTgcagaaagagagaaaagaacagGAAATCAG GGAGAAAGGTTGGTTGAGAGTAATTTCATCAATAACACATCCATGGTTTTTGGTCAATGTTTACGG TCACTCTTGGAGTACCAGAAGAACCGAAAGAGGGGATTGcagaaacatcatcaaaatTCTTTG TTGACAAGGTACTTGCGCGATTACCTAGAGGGGAAAAAAAGGATGGCTTTG ATTTTAACTGTCAAAGCAGGGGAAGAGGATTATCTTGATACCTCCTATCTTTTGAGACAAGCATCACCGTATATGAAAATAAA atttgATAACACCGAGGAACCTTGCAACAAGAGGCAGCTCAAGACATTTCCACGAgctgaaaaaaacaagaagattaaACTTAGTGCTCCCAAGAACTCCCAA ATAGAAGACATTTTTCATGAAGGGAGAAACCAAATTGCTCAGGAAG TGCATTTGCAGGGAAAGAAAGCTGATCCAACAGACAGATCCTCTCCGAGTCTGGAACATGTTGCCCAAGATAAAAATAAGCGAGAGCACATCATCATGCGGAATTTTTCTAAAGTCTTATGGAATGTTCTGAAGCAGTACAACGAGAAACTAAAA GTTGCAGAAGGTGAAATTTGCACTCTCAAAGATAGCCTTCGAAGAGAAGAGCTAAAATCTCTTGGATTGGAGACAGAGTTGATCAGTCTCAAGTCCTCTTGCCTGGTAGAGTCATGTATACCTGAGGTAGAAGCTGTTGTATATGCAAACGAAGAAGTCAGCGCAGATGAATCCAGCGAGTCTCCTGTGCCAAGCAAAAAT GTGAACGATGATGTACGTGTTCGATGTCACTTGTCTTCTCAGAATGATGCGGAGCCAAGA CAGTCTGTCAATTCTGAAGAAAATGCGGGGATTCCTTCTGCGACTACTCATGATGAAACTGTAGTTACTGAGTCTCCAAGAGATCAG GTGAAAGATGCTGTACTCGTTCCATGTCACTTGTCTTCTCAGAATGATGCAGAGCCAAGA TCTATCAGTTCTGAAGAAAATGTGGGGATTCCTTCTGCGACTACTAATGTTGAAACTGAAGTTACTGAGTTTCCAAGAGATCAG GTCATCCAGAATCAAGATGATCCAACACCTTCACCAGAACAAGTTGAAGTTAGTCAAGATTGCATCAACAGCCGGATGTCTAACGTTCAAACAAAATCCGCAATATCCCACAGATGTCCCGATTCAGAGAAGCAAGAAAG AAACAGGAGACTGTTGCCAGCGCCATCCAGATCTCTAACTGAGGAAATGAATGACTTGGACATAAAAGATAAGCCGATTGAGAAACCACAG GTTAAAAACGGCAAGACTCGTGTTCAAAAGAAAGCAGAATCAACCAAAGTTCAGGAAATTGAGGTTCCTAATCCTGCCCGTGAATCAGAACCTACATCAACTACGAAACAGAGGAATGGACAGAAACCAAGAAG GAGACTCCAACCTGCTGCGTCTGTGCTATTAACAAGAGAAATAAACACGTTAGAGATCGAGGATGATATCGCCGAGCCAAAG GGGAACAGAGGTGGAAAGAAGACGACAGTATCACAACCGAGAAGCCAAGGGAGTGTCACTCTCCTCCGCCTCCTCACTGACAATCTTCATCTCTAA
- the LOC104776122 gene encoding kinesin-like protein KIN-6 isoform X1, which yields MEEEKQKSISPPPCPSTVTVRRNPPRRARATPYTTASKQNQPLSSHDVPTFPIDEILSIQIPQSETKPTVPESLKIFLRIKPLKSLTTKVITTNTAKSRPRNVWPQNPSKKHIAKENRNPEIAKKVKKKEEEAAAACIALNDSYSVTLTPPQALQELKRSKTEVYEGFSHVFPADCSQNDVYDKMVQPLLEDFMKGKSGMLAALGPSGSGKTHTVFGTLKNPGIVPITLRQIFKKSDESSDASVRSFNLSIFEICSERRKGEKAYDLLGSESSELSVQQSTIRGLKEVPIHSLEEAESLIGQAMLKRATATTNSNSQSSRSQCIINIRASCNRFSNETKMQSSDAMLTIVDLAGAEREKRTGNQGERLVESNFINNTSMVFGQCLRSLLEYQKNRKRGLQKHHQNSLLTRYLRDYLEGKKRMALILTVKAGEEDYLDTSYLLRQASPYMKIKFDNTEEPCNKRQLKTFPRAEKNKKIKLSAPKNSQIEDIFHEGRNQIAQEVHLQGKKADPTDRSSPSLEHVAQDKNKREHIIMRNFSKVLWNVLKQYNEKLKVAEGEICTLKDSLRREELKSLGLETELISLKSSCLVESCIPEVEAVVYANEEVSADESSESPVPSKNVNDDVRVRCHLSSQNDAEPRQSVNSEENAGIPSATTHDETVVTESPRDQVKDAVLVPCHLSSQNDAEPRQSISSEENVGIPSATTNVETEVTEFPRDQVIQNQDDPTPSPEQVEVSQDCINSRMSNVQTKSAISHRCPDSEKQERNRRLLPAPSRSLTEEMNDLDIKDKPIEKPQVKNGKTRVQKKAESTKVQEIEVPNPARESEPTSTTKQRNGQKPRRRLQPAASVLLTREINTLEIEDDIAEPKGNRGGKKTTVSQPRSQGSVTLLRLLTDNLHL from the exons atggaggaggagaagcagaAAAGTATCAGTCCTCCGCCGTGTCCTTCAACCGTAACAGTGCGACGAAACCCTCCGAGGAGAGCTAGAGCAACTCCGTATACCACTGCGAGTAAGCAAAACCAACCTCTCTCCTCTCACGACGTTCCTACTTTCCCAATCGACGAGATTCTCTCCATTCAAATCCCTCAATCCGAAACCAAACCCACAGTTCCAGAGAGTTTGAAGATTTTCCTGAGAATCAAACCTTTGAAATCCTTAACCACCAAGGTTATTACCACCAACACAGCGAAGAGCAGGCCTAGAAATGTCTGGCCGCAGAATCCTTCGAAGAAGCACATCGCGAAGGAGAACAGGAACCCGGAGATCGCGAAGAAGgttaagaagaaggaggaagaggcGGCGGCGGCTTGTATTGCTTTGAACGATTCGTATTCAGTCACATTAACTCCGCCTCAAGCGTTGCAAGAGCTGAAACGAAGCAAGACTGAGGTTTACGAAGGGTTTTCTCATGTCTTCCCGGCTGATTGTTCTCAG AACGATGTGTATGATAAAATGGTTCAACCATTGTTGGAGGATTTCATGAAAGGGAAAAGTGGAATGTTGGCTGCGTTGGGACCTAGTGGCTCTGGGAAGACTCATACTGTCTTTGGAACTTTGAAGAATCCTGGAATTGTGCCAATTACTCTCCGTCAGATTTTCAAGAAGAGTGATGAGAGTTCTGATGCTTCTGTGAG GTCATTTAACTTGTCCATATTTGAAATATGCTCCGAACGAAGGAAAGGGGAGAAAGCTTATGATTTACTAGGTAGTGAAAGCTCTGAATTGTCTGTGCAACAATCAACCATCAGGGGTTTGAAAGAG GTCCCAATCCATAGTTTGGAGGAAGCAGAGTCTTTAATTGGACAAGCAATGCTGAAACGTGCAACAGCTACCACAAACTCGAACAGCCAATCAAG TCGCTCACAATGCATCATTAACATACGAGCATCATGCAATCGCTTTTCCAACGAGACAAAAATGCAGTCCAGTGATGCTATGCTGACAATAGTGGATCTGGCTGGTgcagaaagagagaaaagaacagGAAATCAG GGAGAAAGGTTGGTTGAGAGTAATTTCATCAATAACACATCCATGGTTTTTGGTCAATGTTTACGG TCACTCTTGGAGTACCAGAAGAACCGAAAGAGGGGATTGcagaaacatcatcaaaatTCTTTG TTGACAAGGTACTTGCGCGATTACCTAGAGGGGAAAAAAAGGATGGCTTTG ATTTTAACTGTCAAAGCAGGGGAAGAGGATTATCTTGATACCTCCTATCTTTTGAGACAAGCATCACCGTATATGAAAATAAA atttgATAACACCGAGGAACCTTGCAACAAGAGGCAGCTCAAGACATTTCCACGAgctgaaaaaaacaagaagattaaACTTAGTGCTCCCAAGAACTCCCAA ATAGAAGACATTTTTCATGAAGGGAGAAACCAAATTGCTCAGGAAG TGCATTTGCAGGGAAAGAAAGCTGATCCAACAGACAGATCCTCTCCGAGTCTGGAACATGTTGCCCAAGATAAAAATAAGCGAGAGCACATCATCATGCGGAATTTTTCTAAAGTCTTATGGAATGTTCTGAAGCAGTACAACGAGAAACTAAAA GTTGCAGAAGGTGAAATTTGCACTCTCAAAGATAGCCTTCGAAGAGAAGAGCTAAAATCTCTTGGATTGGAGACAGAGTTGATCAGTCTCAAGTCCTCTTGCCTGGTAGAGTCATGTATACCTGAGGTAGAAGCTGTTGTATATGCAAACGAAGAAGTCAGCGCAGATGAATCCAGCGAGTCTCCTGTGCCAAGCAAAAAT GTGAACGATGATGTACGTGTTCGATGTCACTTGTCTTCTCAGAATGATGCGGAGCCAAGA CAGTCTGTCAATTCTGAAGAAAATGCGGGGATTCCTTCTGCGACTACTCATGATGAAACTGTAGTTACTGAGTCTCCAAGAGATCAG GTGAAAGATGCTGTACTCGTTCCATGTCACTTGTCTTCTCAGAATGATGCAGAGCCAAGA CAGTCTATCAGTTCTGAAGAAAATGTGGGGATTCCTTCTGCGACTACTAATGTTGAAACTGAAGTTACTGAGTTTCCAAGAGATCAG GTCATCCAGAATCAAGATGATCCAACACCTTCACCAGAACAAGTTGAAGTTAGTCAAGATTGCATCAACAGCCGGATGTCTAACGTTCAAACAAAATCCGCAATATCCCACAGATGTCCCGATTCAGAGAAGCAAGAAAG AAACAGGAGACTGTTGCCAGCGCCATCCAGATCTCTAACTGAGGAAATGAATGACTTGGACATAAAAGATAAGCCGATTGAGAAACCACAG GTTAAAAACGGCAAGACTCGTGTTCAAAAGAAAGCAGAATCAACCAAAGTTCAGGAAATTGAGGTTCCTAATCCTGCCCGTGAATCAGAACCTACATCAACTACGAAACAGAGGAATGGACAGAAACCAAGAAG GAGACTCCAACCTGCTGCGTCTGTGCTATTAACAAGAGAAATAAACACGTTAGAGATCGAGGATGATATCGCCGAGCCAAAG GGGAACAGAGGTGGAAAGAAGACGACAGTATCACAACCGAGAAGCCAAGGGAGTGTCACTCTCCTCCGCCTCCTCACTGACAATCTTCATCTCTAA
- the LOC104776122 gene encoding kinesin-like protein KIN-6 isoform X2, producing the protein MEEEKQKSISPPPCPSTVTVRRNPPRRARATPYTTASKQNQPLSSHDVPTFPIDEILSIQIPQSETKPTVPESLKIFLRIKPLKSLTTKVITTNTAKSRPRNVWPQNPSKKHIAKENRNPEIAKKVKKKEEEAAAACIALNDSYSVTLTPPQALQELKRSKTEVYEGFSHVFPADCSQNDVYDKMVQPLLEDFMKGKSGMLAALGPSGSGKTHTVFGTLKNPGIVPITLRQIFKKSDESSDASVRSFNLSIFEICSERRKGEKAYDLLGSESSELSVQQSTIRGLKEVPIHSLEEAESLIGQAMLKRATATTNSNSQSSRSQCIINIRASCNRFSNETKMQSSDAMLTIVDLAGAEREKRTGNQGERLVESNFINNTSMVFGQCLRSLLEYQKNRKRGLQKHHQNSLLTRYLRDYLEGKKRMALILTVKAGEEDYLDTSYLLRQASPYMKIKFDNTEEPCNKRQLKTFPRAEKNKKIKLSAPKNSQIEDIFHEGRNQIAQEVHLQGKKADPTDRSSPSLEHVAQDKNKREHIIMRNFSKVLWNVLKQYNEKLKVAEGEICTLKDSLRREELKSLGLETELISLKSSCLVESCIPEVEAVVYANEEVSADESSESPVPSKNVNDDVRVRCHLSSQNDAEPRSVNSEENAGIPSATTHDETVVTESPRDQVKDAVLVPCHLSSQNDAEPRQSISSEENVGIPSATTNVETEVTEFPRDQVIQNQDDPTPSPEQVEVSQDCINSRMSNVQTKSAISHRCPDSEKQERNRRLLPAPSRSLTEEMNDLDIKDKPIEKPQVKNGKTRVQKKAESTKVQEIEVPNPARESEPTSTTKQRNGQKPRRRLQPAASVLLTREINTLEIEDDIAEPKGNRGGKKTTVSQPRSQGSVTLLRLLTDNLHL; encoded by the exons atggaggaggagaagcagaAAAGTATCAGTCCTCCGCCGTGTCCTTCAACCGTAACAGTGCGACGAAACCCTCCGAGGAGAGCTAGAGCAACTCCGTATACCACTGCGAGTAAGCAAAACCAACCTCTCTCCTCTCACGACGTTCCTACTTTCCCAATCGACGAGATTCTCTCCATTCAAATCCCTCAATCCGAAACCAAACCCACAGTTCCAGAGAGTTTGAAGATTTTCCTGAGAATCAAACCTTTGAAATCCTTAACCACCAAGGTTATTACCACCAACACAGCGAAGAGCAGGCCTAGAAATGTCTGGCCGCAGAATCCTTCGAAGAAGCACATCGCGAAGGAGAACAGGAACCCGGAGATCGCGAAGAAGgttaagaagaaggaggaagaggcGGCGGCGGCTTGTATTGCTTTGAACGATTCGTATTCAGTCACATTAACTCCGCCTCAAGCGTTGCAAGAGCTGAAACGAAGCAAGACTGAGGTTTACGAAGGGTTTTCTCATGTCTTCCCGGCTGATTGTTCTCAG AACGATGTGTATGATAAAATGGTTCAACCATTGTTGGAGGATTTCATGAAAGGGAAAAGTGGAATGTTGGCTGCGTTGGGACCTAGTGGCTCTGGGAAGACTCATACTGTCTTTGGAACTTTGAAGAATCCTGGAATTGTGCCAATTACTCTCCGTCAGATTTTCAAGAAGAGTGATGAGAGTTCTGATGCTTCTGTGAG GTCATTTAACTTGTCCATATTTGAAATATGCTCCGAACGAAGGAAAGGGGAGAAAGCTTATGATTTACTAGGTAGTGAAAGCTCTGAATTGTCTGTGCAACAATCAACCATCAGGGGTTTGAAAGAG GTCCCAATCCATAGTTTGGAGGAAGCAGAGTCTTTAATTGGACAAGCAATGCTGAAACGTGCAACAGCTACCACAAACTCGAACAGCCAATCAAG TCGCTCACAATGCATCATTAACATACGAGCATCATGCAATCGCTTTTCCAACGAGACAAAAATGCAGTCCAGTGATGCTATGCTGACAATAGTGGATCTGGCTGGTgcagaaagagagaaaagaacagGAAATCAG GGAGAAAGGTTGGTTGAGAGTAATTTCATCAATAACACATCCATGGTTTTTGGTCAATGTTTACGG TCACTCTTGGAGTACCAGAAGAACCGAAAGAGGGGATTGcagaaacatcatcaaaatTCTTTG TTGACAAGGTACTTGCGCGATTACCTAGAGGGGAAAAAAAGGATGGCTTTG ATTTTAACTGTCAAAGCAGGGGAAGAGGATTATCTTGATACCTCCTATCTTTTGAGACAAGCATCACCGTATATGAAAATAAA atttgATAACACCGAGGAACCTTGCAACAAGAGGCAGCTCAAGACATTTCCACGAgctgaaaaaaacaagaagattaaACTTAGTGCTCCCAAGAACTCCCAA ATAGAAGACATTTTTCATGAAGGGAGAAACCAAATTGCTCAGGAAG TGCATTTGCAGGGAAAGAAAGCTGATCCAACAGACAGATCCTCTCCGAGTCTGGAACATGTTGCCCAAGATAAAAATAAGCGAGAGCACATCATCATGCGGAATTTTTCTAAAGTCTTATGGAATGTTCTGAAGCAGTACAACGAGAAACTAAAA GTTGCAGAAGGTGAAATTTGCACTCTCAAAGATAGCCTTCGAAGAGAAGAGCTAAAATCTCTTGGATTGGAGACAGAGTTGATCAGTCTCAAGTCCTCTTGCCTGGTAGAGTCATGTATACCTGAGGTAGAAGCTGTTGTATATGCAAACGAAGAAGTCAGCGCAGATGAATCCAGCGAGTCTCCTGTGCCAAGCAAAAAT GTGAACGATGATGTACGTGTTCGATGTCACTTGTCTTCTCAGAATGATGCGGAGCCAAGA TCTGTCAATTCTGAAGAAAATGCGGGGATTCCTTCTGCGACTACTCATGATGAAACTGTAGTTACTGAGTCTCCAAGAGATCAG GTGAAAGATGCTGTACTCGTTCCATGTCACTTGTCTTCTCAGAATGATGCAGAGCCAAGA CAGTCTATCAGTTCTGAAGAAAATGTGGGGATTCCTTCTGCGACTACTAATGTTGAAACTGAAGTTACTGAGTTTCCAAGAGATCAG GTCATCCAGAATCAAGATGATCCAACACCTTCACCAGAACAAGTTGAAGTTAGTCAAGATTGCATCAACAGCCGGATGTCTAACGTTCAAACAAAATCCGCAATATCCCACAGATGTCCCGATTCAGAGAAGCAAGAAAG AAACAGGAGACTGTTGCCAGCGCCATCCAGATCTCTAACTGAGGAAATGAATGACTTGGACATAAAAGATAAGCCGATTGAGAAACCACAG GTTAAAAACGGCAAGACTCGTGTTCAAAAGAAAGCAGAATCAACCAAAGTTCAGGAAATTGAGGTTCCTAATCCTGCCCGTGAATCAGAACCTACATCAACTACGAAACAGAGGAATGGACAGAAACCAAGAAG GAGACTCCAACCTGCTGCGTCTGTGCTATTAACAAGAGAAATAAACACGTTAGAGATCGAGGATGATATCGCCGAGCCAAAG GGGAACAGAGGTGGAAAGAAGACGACAGTATCACAACCGAGAAGCCAAGGGAGTGTCACTCTCCTCCGCCTCCTCACTGACAATCTTCATCTCTAA